attttgatttgtccAGACTTGTTGCATGCTTGCTTGTTCCTGGTAAACATTAtccagcagaaaaaaaatgaatgaagaacaaaacaaaacaaaacaaaaaaaaccaatagcCAAAATGTTTTGGTCCCtgttcaacaaacaacaacaattcaagCTGGAAAAACAACACTGGTTTTTATATTATCAAAACTGGCCCCAAACCTTttagcaaaaataaaaaaataacatgaaTATGATTGTGAAACATATGTTACCTGTGTATTTGTGGATCGTTTGGTTTGttacaacaagaaaaaaaatgtgaataaaaaaaacctagtCATTTCCCCATGCatacattcaacaacaacgacaacgatgaaaatgttttacaattgacaatttgattcaaattgttttcttcattcattgagcgcgcgaaaataaaaattggtacaaaaaaaaaaaaaaaaaatagatatttGTGGCCCTCGGTTCCAACAATATCTATTttacctgtgtgtgtgtaaagaGAAAACATTTATACAAGCatacaataaaataaatactTGGCCCACAATCGGATCGtattctcacacacacacacacacacacacactctctctctctctcttttcacCTTTTGCcatttaattgaaattgaatatttgtactgctgttgttgttgttgttgttgtcaatacaaatataaaaaaaaccaaattcaatttaaaagaTGCAATTCAAGattattcgatttgatttgatttgattttgatctgAACGACcatatagagagagagagataccTGCTGTTTCATTGTAAAATTGTTGACACAATGatcaaaacgaaaagaaaagaaaattacataatgataatcattacaatcaaatcaaatgattctttttttttgtaatcaaatcaaataatttctaGATGATCATGCTGTGTGTccatcaaatatatattttttttttttttttggtcatcataattcatcaattatgTGTGATGCAAGGTCAACCTGTTGTTATCAAATGTgtcaaatacacacacacacacatgttttTGGTCAACAATGATTTGacctttaaaaaaaataacgaattttaatattttaaccaaaaaaaaaaaaaaatgatgatgatgactttgtcaccagagcaaaaaaaaagaaaattgtttattaCAATCGGTAAACATATCACGACCAAAATCtacgaataataatcgatgatgattatcgttgATAAGATTCAAGAGTCGacaatacatacatacacacagtaGGAATAGAataaacagcagcagcagaagcagcagcagcaaataAGCTACCAACAACTGTGTTCCATAAGATCCGATTCTTATCTTTTAAATATTAACTTTTCAACTTGACCAATGGTCATGTTGACATTCCGTTACAAACTATagtcatcgatgatgatgataatgatgacgattgaACATGAACTATCGAGAATTACCCCTGACAGTGTAAACATTGGTTAGAAGACAGAAAATCATGGCAGCATTTCATCGAAcatatgtgtttgtttgtgtgtgtttgctcATAGGATTAacagttttttgttgttgttgttgttgttaagcCTTTCGTTCCTATAATTGATATGatattttcgaaattttgttatattcaaaatactaaaaatattttgccaACAAATCGAATTGCAAAATTGATTtcgatatttattttttttcaattagtCATTTGAgaccattttttgttgttgttgttgttgttggtggtggtgttggtggttaTATGTGTCTGTCTCCAATCGAATGGTAACAACAATATACCATCAATGGTCAATggtaatcattatcatttgtttgacTGGTTTTCTCATGTTTGCTCACCCCTGTTCCACCCTCTCAAAATAAGTGTATTTGTCTtgtctttgatgatgatgatttggctATTGTATTGTGTATGCGTGAGACAGACAaatatcacacacatacacacacacacacaaaaacaatatttgATTGTCGAACAAATTGTACAATAACAAATGGCAAATTATTGCCTTGTAcgacataaacacacacacacagatttATTGtcgttggtttttttctgttacatatatttcattcattttcattcaaagatTTTAAAAGATCAAAATCTAGTGATaagaaaaacaatagaatgacactttattcatttgtctgtttttttttcatttacttcgacacacacacacacacaccaaacaCAATCTTACTTTGATTCAGTATCGATTGAatacaaatattgaattgacaATACAAATTTCGATTTATGTATGGTGCGACATTCATTACCGACATTCGGTTATTGTCTGTTTCATACATTTGTGTGGAGAAAAAAGGGTTTTCCTTCCATTTGCTTTGCTAGCTCTGTAATATGAGAAGggcaaaattttcaaattgcaACAATAGTCATATGGTGCTGTtagaacattttttttttgttagaatATGGAATGTCAGTTTCGATGagctttcgtttttttttcttgatgactttttgttgttgttggcaaaacaaaaacattcgaccaacatcaacatacagaaacaacaacagtggaaatgtatgtgtgtgtgtgtgtctgtggaattcaaattcgattcaatcaaCTGTTATGCTGATCATACCAGATTActttccaatgatgatgatgatgatcaattcatttgcCACTTGATTATCATACGATCGTGTGTGTGATCgatggttggttggttggtggCAATATAAGATATCTGATTTCAATGGTTGGTTTCTGATTTCCTCAAATTATATCCATATATTggttgtatatatatattgaccAATTATTTTATGTAAGAGACCTGAAGAAAAGCCgccgttttcgttttcgttgaATGTTGAACAACAGTGAATGGAAATCGGGAAATTAATCCATTGATCAAGTGAAATGtaccgcacacacacacacaatctattattattattatcgacgGTTAAGCCGATTCAAGTATACGGTAAACTTGCTCAATTTTtcgtaacaacaacaatagctttaaatacaacaacaacaactaattCCTGGTGATAATCCCTACAAGCGTCTCAATATAGCCATTGCCTTTTGAATGGCCTatttgatacaaaaaaaaaatttttggatcaatGAACAATCGAATAGTCATCAAGatggaattttatttgatgaaaaaaaaacaagaataccatgtgtgtgtgtgtctgtgtctgtCGGTGCACTATTCTacatttaagaaaaaaaaatctggtcaGATCAGATTCCAatttagtgatgatgatcatctgtGTCACAGATGTTGAAATGGTCATCGAAtgtccaaacaaacaaacaaacaaacaaatgaacacacacatacacacacacacacacacacatggcgACAGAGATCATCTTTAATTCtcattcgattttgttttaGTTTACATAGGGAGACATCAAACATTATCGCTAACCAAACACAAACTCGAAATAGATATTCAATTCCAATACAagcaagatgatgatcatgatgagaCATGTGATCGACATATGCATGTTGTAGCAGCACCACAAACATGTTGGACATTATGGGCATACAATCACAACAGTGATTGATAACGATAATACACATGTGTATGTATCtatctgtaaaaaaaagatgtacCAGattagaacaaaaaaaaacaaacaaacaacaactgaAGAAGAAACAGTCAACGATAATGGCAATGTAATGCAATGCGACactaattgattgatcgattgatttcaattagATATTCCACAATATTGCttatctttttctctctctcttttctaTCATCCATATGGGAACCTAAtgtttctgatgatgataatttgaccTTTTTGCCATTGTGAATATGCCAGGTGAACaggatgatgaatatgattgtGTTATGAAGTAGGAAATATATGCTTTTAACACCGATCCGGtgccaatgttgatgatgatgatgaaatgtgtATTCAATTTGCggctaaaaaaaatcatttgtgaTTAGATAACATTATCTCAaagatggagaaaaaaaagggagAAAGTTTTTTGCCAtaagtttaaaaaaattttcgattgagTTCTAATCAATTAAAAGCTGTCATCTTGAACTTTTCATTCGGTAGTAGTAGATGTATATggatccaacaaaaaaaaaactagatttGACCCTGTGTCATGaacctgttttttttgttgttcgttcaaaataaaaaaaaaattcagaatcaGCAATTCAAATAACAGAAGCCGTGTTACTTAATATCCATTaacctcatcatcatgatcatagtgatcattatcatggaaaaaaatatccgtTGCCATCGACAACCACATTGATTCGTGAAATGGGTaatcgtcaacaacaacaacattggattgtaataaatttttaaattttattttttttcaaaaaaaaaacagtcagtcattcatatttaaacatttgaattttttttagggaaagaaacaaaaaaaaaatgctaccACATTTCtgatgaatggaatgaaatgaaataaaatgatctGGTCGGGTCGCTTAATCCGTTTATTGTGTTCTTTttcatctgatttttttACCCTGTTGTTGGCCTTGCTGATCCTGAGAGTTGTTCTTTTATGTCCATgttaaaattcaacaacaaccaaaaaaaaaataaattgatgattggtaTTGGCTTTGAACTTTGAACTATTGAAAATTCCATACAGACACACCATTCAAATTTAGTCTGCATATTCAGGTATTCACTAAATGATAGAAAATGGTGAACATCATTCAGTCATGAAAATAGTCGGTTTTAGAAAAGAGAAGAGAAAAGAACGATGAAGTaccaaaatggaaatttattttttttttcgttgactTGAATTTTCAACTTTTCAATAAAGGGATTAATGTCAacaaaataggaaaaaaaaacgatccaTTCGCATTCAGATTCATTGAATGGCCATTTCCAAACAATGGACAACATATGGTCACAGATTGatcaaccaccaccagcaccagCACCACGTTTTTCAAAcgttgttttttatcattgttgttggatcattttactatcattttttttttcactaacaCACAAGATagtttaattgaatttatattcTACATTTAGTAGCCAGTGTatttatgtttatgtttttgttgagtATGTGTCGATGTCGGTGATAATCGGTAAAGCCATTATGGATTATTAGTATTTGGATGGATGAAATCTAGTTTTTGAGCAGATTATACATAAGCATTAAACTTTGtagataaaaaaagaaaaactgtTTTcgtgacaacaacaacaacaacaacaacaacaaaaaaaaattcaaactcaattagaatcatgatgatgatcctcCACATTGTTATCTACATACCTTGAGAAATGACATCATACTGATCAATGTGGCACGACCAAATATAATTCCATATTGATTTAAcgtatgaattttttcaatatataaactAGTATGAAtatgtaatgataatggtcgTAGCGGAAAATGaacagaataataaataattttatgtGAACATTTATGAATCTTGACCGTATATAGGGAACAAATTAAAtggatgacaaaaaaaatgaccgtTTGTTGTAAAATGACACCAGAagcaaaaaatttccaaagataaaattgattattgttatcgAAAAAATATGTGGTGATAATGAGCAATagattcattggaaaatttgctattaaatatgatgaaaaaagatcCGATTCATAACATGTTAATCGATTAACTTGATCAAAATTATGGCCATGTAACCATAGAAATCGATTGACAATACGGCTATAATAACGAGGATGAGATTTGTTCATAATCAGTTTTGTGTTTAGAGTCGAATTTATTTGATCTAATTTCAGAAATATAGTCCATGTTATGACGATAAATTGATacatgaataataaataacaatGAGCCATCATAAATTGTGCACCATCGAAAAGTaaacaattcaataatgaacaaaGTATACGGCTTACTATCAACGAATATCGTATTGTAAGCCATAGAATattctcattatcatcatgaatgattCGATCAGAATGAGCTAAAAACATAGTCATCTTGTTGATGCACACATATATCGCATACAAGGCGAATATATCCATTAATAATGTAATTATTTGATTCtgttgaataaattcaatcattttaccACGTATAAAATGGCAGATATTCTGTTGTTTATGTTGTTTATGTAGAAAGTAACGGTCACCATCCGATTTGAACAGGATCATATCCATCAAACGGACAACATTATCAGGAATATCTAAATAAAGTTTATAGATAAGATAAATGCCTAAACATGTAAGAAATACGCCCATTAAATTCATTGCATTAGGTAAACCATAAATGTAGAATATGTCGAATACCAAGATTCTGTGTTCATTATTTAATGGCAAGAAAAACAATAGCAGATAACGAAACAATTGAAACGTTTGAAACCAAATTATATGATTAATAATACGGTTAGCATCGGatttttggccaaaatttgttgatgatataacCTTCTTATCATTGTTGGCCATTTGTGTTACTGTCTGAagatatgattgaaaattgctTAGATTTTTGATGGGAATCATTTCCGAAAAAATCCAACGTATTaacgacatttttttttgaaaaaaaatttaataatacaATCAAGTCTATTGCCACATAAACAGTAATGGTTTCATATTCgtttatcatttatatttaattcaatttcaaaatcaaactgtacgcattttttttgcaaaaaaaaaaaaaacaaatcgatgctttggtaagaaaaaaaaattcttgataaaAATGCCATGTGATCATATTCACACAATGGCAGGCAGACACACAAAGAAAgatatcagaaaaaaaacaacaaagaatgtggtttattgatcaataaaacaCTATactataatgataaaatattcTTGTCTGTACATACTGATACAGAGAAATCATGTGGTTTATTCTGTATTCCAAgacaatgagaaaaatggtctgaaatgtttttttttgtgaataatgataatggttatGGCAttgtaacaataataatttttttgaatatgaaatgaaaaaccttaaattgaaaaattctatgTTTCATATTAACACCAATATTCTTTATATATACAACtacattttgtttgtgtgtgtgtgtgtgtgtatgtgtgtgtgaatagtcattatatattcaattataGCCAATTTGCGTGTTTATGAGGTGAAAATCGATGaaaccatcattatcgatgacATGATGATATAGCCAAGTGTTATATTATGCATTGAGCAGATTATACATAAGCAATAAActttgtaaataaaaaaagaaaaactgttttcaagacaacaacaaaaaaagaacaaattgaaaatcatacAGAATTTTGATGAACATGCACATACCttgagaaagaaaatcatGCTAATCACAACGGCTCCACCTAATACAATTCCATATTGTTTTGAAGTATGAATcttttctatatataaacTACTTCGAACATGTAACGATAATGGCCgtaatggaaaatgaatcgaCCAATAAATGAGTTTATGTGAACATTTATGAATCTTGATCGTATAAATGgaacaaatcaaatggatGACAAAAAAACCGATCAATTGTTGGCCAATAACAGCGGTagcaaaaaatttccaaGCATGTAATTGATTGTTATTGTCGATTAAATATGTGGTCACAATAACcaataaattcattggaaaatttgcaatcaaatatgatgaaaaaagatcCGATTCATAACTTGTTAATCGATCCACCTGAATAAATGTATGGTTATATAACCATAAAAACCGATTGACAATACGGCTATAATAATGTGGATGATGTTCTCCCGAAATCGGTTTATTGTCCAGAAACGAATTGATTTGATCCAATTTCAGAAATAATGTCCATGTTAGAAAAAGGAACACGTACATGATCAACATATAACAATGAGCCATAATGAATTGAGCCAaatcgaaaaacaaacaattcatCAGTGAACAAAGAATATAGCTTACCATTATCGAATATCGTATTGTAAGccataaaatattttcatcctCATCATGAGTTAttcgttgaaaaaatatGGTCATCTCATTGATAAAGACATATATCGAATACAATGTGAACATATTCAATGCTAATACAAATAATTGATTCTGTTGAATCGATTCAGTCATTTTATGACGTATAAAATGGCAGATATTCTGTTGTTTATGTTGTTTATGTAGAAAGTAACGGTCACCATGTGTTTTGAACAGGATCATATCCATCAAACGGACAACATTATCCGGAACATCCAAATAAAGTTTATAGATAAGATAAATGCCTAAACATGTAAGAAATACGCCcaataaattcattacaTTATTGATGCCGCAAATGTAAAATATATCGAACGCTAAGATTCTTTGTTCAGCGTTCAATggcaataaaaacaataaaagaTAACGgaacaattgaaatatttgaaacCAAATTAATTTACTAATAATACGGCTAGCATcagatttttgttgatcacgAAAATTTATAcataatatatgatgatgctgtTCATTATGagcaatttgtttttgtagcTGAAGATATGTTTGAATATAGTCAAGATTTTTGATGGGAATCATTTCCGAAACCAACCAACGTATTAAcgacattattttttgttgtaatgaTACATAACCACTATGCAATGTTTCATATTCGTTTGCcttttatatttgattcatttccaAGTCAAGCTGCAGACTTTTTTCTTcgcaacagaaaaaaaaacagaaatcgATGCTTGATCAAAAGAACTTTTCCCGGTGTTTCAGtacaaaaattaatcgaaTTCAAAAATCCAGACGCAAATAGACAAATCTAAACACGGAAATGGTATTGAGAAATAACTAAAATATCTATGGCCCCgtatatattgattattttttttttttttttttgacaaccATTCGGTTTTGTACAAATCCATAAATTTATCCAAATTGATtgttccattgttttttttttgatgattaaattgtTCCATAATTTAGAAGCGAATAAGTCATGAGTAAACCTTGTATATAATACAAAAGAAACTATGGTTTGTACAtaaatttcaacattattcaattcaacaacaccattaatttgatatatttatatagaaATGTTCACTTACCTGAATGAAGAAACGCATATTCATTAATTGTATTCCACCTAATGTTAGTCCTAGGCGTTTATTGTTATGCATTCTTTCAATATAATTACTATGACGTAATCGTAATTGAATGGGCtcatatttataataatgtgcaaacaaataaattaatgGTCGTGaacatttatgaattttgatcGTATAAATAGTACATAATAAATGAACGATGAAAAAGCCGATTATTTGTTGCAAAATGACCAATGTACAGAAAAAGTATAGGCCTTTCTGttcaattaattgatttttacgTAGAAAAAATGTGGTGATAATTAACAATAAATTCATCGGTAGATTAGCTATCAAATAACCGGTGAATAAATCCGATTCATATGATCCAACACGATTCATATGATCCAATGTGTGGCcatgtaaatgaaaaaaatataacaatGTTTTACGATATTcaattggattcattttgattttcgttcgttgttgaacaatattcaatatttgattgatttgatctaatttcaagaaaaatgTATAACTTAATGAATACAAAGAgataaatgataaacataTAACAATGAGCCATCATAATATTAGCACAATCAAACACGAtaacattgatgaataatatgGTTATTCTTAAGGACAATCTTCACATATCTTGCTATGATCATccatattgatgattcataATATTGGTCCATAACGAGAAAATAATCACGTTCAGTGTatacaacaaaattgatggCTATATACAATGAATAGAGTGTAAACAAATCTAAAAATGAGCaaatattaatattgaattgaaatcaaacgaaaaaaaaaagaaaagaaaaacaaacctAAACATAtgacaaaaatttgattctgcATTATTGATTCGTTCAATTTACCACgaatataacaacaaacattgttttgtttatgattCTTATGGATAAAGTAACGCCAATCTTTTTTAAATACAATCCAATTAGATCATTGTTGATAGTCGTTCAGGTAATTCATAATAAAGTTTTTTAAGCAAATAAATTCCCAATATGGTCACTATTATAGCCAATATGTTCATTAAATTGCTCATATTGTACAAATAGAATATATCAAACATAACGATACGTTGTTTATGTGATAAAGGCATTGCATATATAAAGCCATAACGGATCAATTCTAGAATCTGGTaacaaattaatttattgattaatcgaGCCGAATCACATGAACTAGATTGGCCAtcgttttttatcatcagaCGAATATCTTTAGTTCGATGCAGATAAACGCTCATACAATCTAGATTCTTATATGGGAACATTTCCATGATGAACCAACGTATGATcgacatttttgttgtgtgGTGTTTTGTTGTGGATGAATTTTAACGAATGAACAAATTCTTGATCGTTGAGTGTGgtataaattcaaatttacaGTAGTAACTATGAGAATTTTAattgtttgatgaattcaagtgtgtgtgtgtgtgtggttgcttaatttttgtttaactATTAGAATGtcaaatattcaattatttattgTCAAAAGAATCGACAATTTTAAGCtccattttgatgaattccaatgaatacaaacattgccaaaaaaaaaatttgagtAATTAAagttgaaaatggaaaattcatcataataataataactactATACAACTATACATCTACATGtgttcattgtgtgtgtgtgtgtgtgggcaCCTGGACCACcttaaacatttttttttttgtttttgattacCCGCAGAGtgaaattgatcgatttgaatTGACTAATATTTAATCATGgtttgaatttaatgaatgtattgtttcaacaacagcaacaaaaaaaaacaatggagagagagagaaaagaaaagtttAAACATAGCAAAACACAAAATATCATGAAATGAAagtgatgaaattgaaaaaaaaaatttacataaatgataatcattactGCTACTACTGACATTTATCAgacgaataataattctttaaagtttaatcgaaaaataattactttttttttggttggttcatcatcatagcaccaaagttttcaattattacaaTTTGAATCTAattggaaattgaaattttttttttttcgttttttgttggccAGAATCTGCTggttgttttcaattttaaatacattttattattattattatcattggtgGCCACAGACAGACTTgaacgaaagaaaatgaaaaattttcgagataataatcaaattcttaaaaacttgaaattgataatcgatccgaaccgaaccgaaacaaaaagaaaaaaaaatggtggtggtggtggtggccctatcaatcatcatttgtgtgtgtgtttgttcatttcatggACAAGTTATGAATGTATAATGAGACACCAATAATAGCGCCCCATAAGCACGGATGAGATCGATAACAATCAACGCTATCATTTATAATATATGTAAATGATTGgccaatggaaaaaaaagtgatccATTTCAGATTAGACATTTAATTTTTAGGGTCTTGTTTTCAGGTATGAAATTTgtatacaaacaaaagaaaaatagaatatCGAATCATGgttccaaagaaaaaagaagaaaaaaaacaccaccaATCGATTTTTAAATCGCTGCACGtgttctaaattttttttttgtgattcattggtcaatttgttgttgttgattaacGAAATTATGTATGGCGCtgtagaatgatgatgatgataagttttattgttgttgttgttgttgttatggcTGACATCacgaacaattttttttgtgtcacGTGAAAAATAGATTAGACCTAAAATTGATGTGATCGCTAAACAatggtttgtttatttgtttgtttttctcagtttggttcaattttgcttttggccaaaaaaaaacatggtcaaaacaaaaatattttcgtgacttgaaatcattgatgttttgtggattttttttggttgttgttgttattgttgttgggcCATGAtttactgattttttttttctttattctggCCAAACATCACATTATTTATGCaggttttttctctcttttccATGATGGTTTGGTTTCACTTTAAATGgatcatttatattatttaCTTGATGACTATTGGTGATTTTTGTggattttaattaattttcattttttttttaaccagAGAAGCTGAAAtggaagttttttttccaataaaaatctaaaaaagcAAAATTTATCTGCcaaaaatgtaaatgtaCAATATTTATGTGtaatacaaaatgaatgaatccacATCGATATGATCAGCatgagattttttgtttttcttttaaatttcgtctaaatttattattattgtcacgTTATATTTAATGTTGACGATGTCAAATATGTGTTcgatgtgtgtatgtgtgtgtatgacaGATTCTAtggaatcaagaaaaaaaattgctcaaTTTACACCCAACTTGacaaaaagagaaatgaTCATGCCATGGTCATGATCATGACATGTAAGGTAAGATCGAAGGTGTTTGTTGTTAACCATGTTTAAATGTTCGACAAGAATCTTTGATGgtcggatgatgatgattatgatgatgatggtaatggttagctgtgtgtgtgtgtgtgtgtgtgtttgcccATGACCACCATTATATACGATTGATATTGGAAGACGACAACTATGAGCCAATCAATTTAATGGCACcaattatttctattttaaGAACTAACTTTTAAAAATCTATGGaacatttatcatttataatggttattgttgttgttgttgttgttgaccatttATTGGTCATCAAAATGTAGGCTTTTTTCTATCAATTCTTCAATTactacatacatacacacacacacaggtagTTTGATTGGaccaaataacaacaacaacaacaacaacaaggtcCATCTTTGGTCTTGGCACataaacaaatcaacaaaaacggGTGCTAGACATACACaaaattttagattttttacTTTAATGGGGAGCAATAAATCTTGTTGTCTAtttaagtgtgtgtgtgtgtgtgtgtgtaggtcATTTTTGGCAATTGTTGTAGATATCTTAAAATTGGggacaagatgatgatgatgatcaagatcatgattattatgatgatcattgctAATTCTGAACAATTGCAATtgattgcttttttttctttaggaATAATTATGCTTGACCAATGTTCTCcatacacactcacacaaaacaaatttttagtgttttttttcttgattgtttgatccgaatcaaaaatttaaagaaaaaaaagataaataaattcattcattctcattGCTTACTTTGTGaaagaataacaaaaaaaaaaataccgtcaacataaaaaaaagtaccgTATAATTTTgagtaataaaaaaaaaattgtcccGTAATGGGCAGCAATCAATCTCTGCCCATAGTAGTATAGTCTCAGACACATTTCTTTTGGctgtcattcatttttcggTTGGATTATTCGACAATAtagcgacaacaacatttgtTATGGGTGCTTATTAACCAGAAGC
This is a stretch of genomic DNA from Dermatophagoides farinae isolate YC_2012a chromosome 6, ASM2471394v1, whole genome shotgun sequence. It encodes these proteins:
- the LOC124493837 gene encoding uncharacterized protein LOC124493837, with amino-acid sequence MAHCYLLFMYQFIVITWTIFLKLDQINSTLNTKLIMNKSHPRYYSRIVNRFLWLHGHNFDQVNRLTCYESDLFSSYLIANFPMNLLLIITTYFFDNNNQFYLWKFFASGVILQQTVIFFVIHLICSLYTVKIHKCSHKIIYYSVHFPLRPLSLHIHTSLYIEKIHTLNQYGIIFGRATLISMMSFLKAIQKAMAILRRL
- the LOC124493561 gene encoding uncharacterized protein LOC124493561 produces the protein MAHCYMLIMYVFLFLTWTLFLKLDQINSFLDNKPISGEHHPHYYSRIVNRFLWLYNHTFIQVDRLTSYESDLFSSYLIANFPMNLLVIVTTYLIDNNNQLHAWKFFATAVIGQQLIGFFVIHLICSIYTIKIHKCSHKLIYWSIHFPLRPLSLHVRSSLYIEKIHTSKQYGIVLGGAVVISMIFFLKFFFFYLQSLLLMYNLLNA